A genomic window from Methanobrevibacter sp. TLL-48-HuF1 includes:
- a CDS encoding pyruvate kinase alpha/beta domain-containing protein — MEKSITYFEKEGEDYTDELISLVKQRLDESDEIRYILIASASGASALKLADAIEGDAQIINVSHHAGFSGPNELDITDEMIDELEEKGVDTFIGSHAFSGVGRGITNKLGGINPPDIIADTLRMFSHGVKVACEISIMAADAGLIPVDEEIIAVGGRAHGVDTALVLTPANMTNVFDLNIHEIIAMPRQ, encoded by the coding sequence ATGGAAAAATCTATAACATATTTTGAAAAAGAAGGAGAAGATTATACTGATGAATTAATTTCTCTTGTTAAACAAAGATTAGATGAATCTGATGAGATTAGATATATTCTTATTGCTTCAGCATCCGGTGCATCAGCTTTAAAATTAGCAGATGCTATTGAAGGAGATGCACAAATAATCAATGTAAGCCATCATGCAGGATTCAGCGGACCGAATGAACTTGACATAACTGATGAAATGATTGATGAACTTGAAGAAAAAGGTGTTGATACTTTTATTGGATCCCATGCATTTAGTGGAGTTGGTCGCGGAATCACTAATAAATTAGGGGGTATAAATCCTCCGGATATTATAGCTGATACTCTTCGTATGTTTTCACATGGTGTAAAAGTAGCTTGTGAAATTTCCATTATGGCTGCAGATGCGGGATTAATTCCTGTTGATGAAGAAATCATAGCTGTTGGTGGACGTGCACATGGTGTTGACACTGCACTTGTTTTAACTCCGGCTAACATGACTAATGTTTTTGATTTAAATATTCATGAAATTATAGCTATGCCTCGTCAATAG
- the tfe gene encoding transcription factor E, which yields MIDDPLVKTLLTSVVEDESNLAIVQALIEGVETDEAIAEKTGIKLNIVRKILYKLYDIGLATYKRSKDPETQWFTYSWKFEEQEVINHIKKDSEECLKMLNNELEKEEDTMYFVCPQGHIRLDFETATEYDFICPECGDELEFFDNTGLIKQIKDDIKTVESNYKSFTKKVDA from the coding sequence ATGATAGATGATCCCTTAGTAAAAACCTTGTTAACCAGTGTTGTAGAAGATGAAAGTAATTTAGCTATTGTTCAGGCATTAATTGAGGGCGTTGAAACAGATGAAGCAATTGCTGAAAAAACCGGAATTAAATTAAATATCGTTAGAAAAATCCTTTACAAACTTTATGATATAGGATTGGCTACTTACAAAAGAAGTAAAGATCCGGAAACACAATGGTTTACTTACTCCTGGAAATTTGAAGAACAAGAAGTAATTAATCATATTAAAAAGGATTCAGAAGAATGTCTAAAAATGCTTAATAATGAACTAGAAAAAGAAGAAGATACAATGTATTTTGTATGTCCTCAAGGACACATCAGACTTGATTTTGAAACTGCTACAGAATATGATTTCATCTGCCCTGAATGTGGTGATGAATTAGAATTCTTCGATAATACTGGCTTAATTAAACAAATAAAAGACGATATCAAAACTGTTGAAAGCAATTACAAATCTTTTACCAAAAAGGTTGATGCTTAA
- a CDS encoding coenzyme F420-0:L-glutamate ligase — translation MSKDLENIKHISNGDYFVIPIETGYIKPNENLNSIINPAKEIMEDGDYLVIAETPISVSQGRLVDESKYKPSLKAKFLTTVWSKYLWGYVFGPLLGIKKRTIKNLRRLPKETYAHKEVVLQLYGLKHALKPASEAGIDLSNAPGTCVSLLPENPQKVAKQLKGEIGKDVCVMIIDTDATYKKNGKYFTGLPIAIDGIEANKGVIGYVKGQLGENMGSTPLGCSENISVEEGLKMANIAEDYQKSLATEMSTIHSVKSVLGTDENNVTIEALDSITHTPAVIIRKK, via the coding sequence ATGAGTAAGGATTTGGAAAATATTAAACACATAAGCAATGGAGACTACTTTGTAATACCTATTGAAACCGGATATATCAAGCCTAATGAAAATTTAAATTCAATTATAAATCCTGCAAAAGAAATTATGGAAGACGGGGATTATTTAGTAATAGCTGAAACACCGATTTCAGTTTCACAGGGAAGACTGGTTGATGAATCCAAATACAAACCATCACTTAAAGCCAAATTTCTTACAACGGTCTGGAGCAAATATTTATGGGGATATGTCTTCGGACCTCTTTTAGGAATTAAAAAAAGAACCATTAAAAACTTACGAAGACTTCCTAAGGAAACTTATGCTCATAAAGAAGTAGTTTTACAATTATATGGTTTAAAACATGCCCTAAAACCGGCATCCGAAGCTGGAATTGATTTAAGTAATGCTCCTGGAACTTGTGTATCCCTGCTTCCTGAAAATCCTCAAAAAGTAGCTAAACAACTGAAAGGAGAAATTGGAAAAGATGTTTGTGTAATGATTATCGACACTGATGCAACATATAAAAAGAACGGGAAATATTTCACAGGACTTCCAATAGCTATTGACGGTATTGAAGCAAACAAAGGTGTAATCGGCTATGTTAAAGGACAGTTAGGTGAGAATATGGGATCAACACCATTAGGCTGCAGTGAAAATATCAGTGTTGAAGAAGGTTTAAAAATGGCCAATATTGCTGAAGACTATCAAAAATCATTAGCTACTGAAATGTCAACAATACATAGTGTCAAATCTGTTTTAGGAACTGATGAAAACAATGTAACTATAGAAGCTCTTGATTCAATAACTCATACCCCTGCTGTAATTATAAGAAAGAAATAA
- a CDS encoding TIGR00295 family protein, with protein MELKILKQEETPENVIEHSKAVYKKAMVIAANFKNADKDLIKKGALLHDIGRSKTHGINHAVEGAKIVKQYGYPEEVQNIVERHIGAGITEEESVKLGLPKKSYIPQTIEEKIVAHADNLLSGTKDVDIDFDIAKWKRKIDKPEENIKRLIELDNELIKAFEDD; from the coding sequence ATGGAATTAAAAATTTTAAAACAAGAAGAAACACCTGAAAATGTAATTGAACATTCCAAAGCAGTTTATAAAAAAGCGATGGTGATTGCAGCTAATTTTAAAAATGCTGATAAAGATCTTATTAAAAAAGGAGCATTGTTACATGATATTGGCCGGTCCAAAACCCATGGCATAAATCATGCTGTTGAAGGGGCGAAAATAGTTAAACAATACGGTTATCCTGAAGAAGTTCAAAATATTGTAGAAAGACATATTGGAGCAGGTATCACTGAAGAGGAATCTGTTAAACTTGGCCTTCCTAAAAAATCATACATTCCACAAACAATTGAGGAAAAGATAGTTGCACATGCCGACAATCTGCTTAGTGGAACAAAAGATGTGGACATTGATTTTGATATTGCCAAATGGAAAAGAAAAATAGATAAACCTGAAGAAAATATTAAACGATTAATTGAATTAGATAATGAATTAATCAAAGCATTTGAGGATGACTAA
- the mtrH gene encoding tetrahydromethanopterin S-methyltransferase subunit H, whose protein sequence is MFKFDKEQTVFDFGGVKMGGQPGEYPTVLCGTIFYGGHNIVNDELTGDFDKDRADKLLTDMIEMSDVTGNPCIAQVFGQTEEAIVKYLEFVGDNYELPFLIDSTSGDARVAGARYADEVGLTERAIYNSINMSAEKSELEALKETDIDSSIILGFNPMNSTVQGKIAMWEDGDDGSYEKGLLEVAEDCGITKFMMDTAVTPLGQGAGIAGSATFAEKSKWGYPVGSGIHNIPSAWDWLRDYKNESGNKTAFTVCDIGANILQVMVGGDFVLFGPIDNATICFPAIAQTDMFIAEAAAELDTESIESHPINNLL, encoded by the coding sequence ATGTTTAAATTTGATAAAGAACAAACCGTATTTGATTTTGGTGGAGTAAAAATGGGTGGACAACCAGGAGAATATCCAACAGTTTTATGTGGTACTATTTTCTACGGCGGACACAACATAGTTAACGATGAATTAACAGGAGATTTCGATAAAGACAGAGCAGACAAACTTCTCACTGACATGATTGAAATGTCTGATGTAACTGGAAACCCTTGTATTGCTCAAGTTTTCGGACAAACTGAAGAAGCTATTGTAAAATATCTTGAATTTGTTGGAGACAACTATGAACTTCCATTTCTTATAGACTCCACTTCCGGAGATGCTAGAGTAGCTGGTGCAAGATATGCTGATGAAGTTGGTTTAACTGAAAGAGCTATTTACAATTCCATTAATATGTCTGCAGAAAAATCTGAATTAGAAGCACTTAAAGAAACTGATATTGACTCATCCATTATCTTAGGATTCAACCCAATGAACAGTACTGTCCAAGGAAAAATAGCTATGTGGGAAGACGGAGATGACGGATCTTACGAAAAAGGTTTACTTGAAGTAGCTGAAGACTGCGGTATTACTAAATTTATGATGGATACTGCTGTAACTCCATTAGGACAAGGTGCAGGTATTGCAGGTAGTGCTACTTTTGCAGAAAAATCCAAATGGGGATATCCAGTCGGATCAGGTATTCACAACATCCCATCTGCTTGGGACTGGTTAAGAGATTACAAAAACGAAAGCGGAAATAAAACTGCATTTACTGTTTGTGATATTGGTGCAAATATTCTTCAAGTAATGGTTGGAGGAGACTTTGTTTTATTTGGACCTATTGATAATGCAACAATCTGTTTCCCAGCTATTGCTCAAACTGATATGTTTATTGCAGAAGCTGCTGCAGAACTTGATACTGAATCTATCGAATCACATCCAATTAATAATCTATTATAA